A section of the Bombus huntii isolate Logan2020A chromosome 5, iyBomHunt1.1, whole genome shotgun sequence genome encodes:
- the LOC126865985 gene encoding uncharacterized protein LOC126865985 isoform X1, giving the protein MLIRSRTIRDSRATTPLMLNLLVIFHPTGSRLQNSELAEILHRPIRSFTFPEESTAGLFVALAIPLEEPYKSISIADFFEATYSLPTNASDEKLWLYTDERRRKRSLDRATLYQAVKNKFDNYGYQGHECLLRAICETSEHYLRHNGLIGDILHVIFTPTSSRHEPLPRDILQAEVVGRNGSCSKYRPQCPVGLFDLIGVLV; this is encoded by the exons ATGTTAATCAGGTCTCGTACGATTCGCGATAGCCGCGCTACAAC CCCCTTGATGCTCAATCTGCTGGTGATATTCCATCCGACTGGTTCGAGACTCCAAAATTCGGAATTGGCGGAGATACTTCATCGACCCATCCGGTCCTTCACGTTCCCGGAAGAAAGTACCGCAGGT CTGTTCGTCGCGCTAGCGATACCGCTGGAGGAGCCATACAAATCGATTTCCATAGCCGATTTCTTCGAGGCGACTTACAGCCTGCCAACGAACGCTAGCGATGAGAAACTCTGGCTGTATACCgacgaacgaagaagaaagagaagctTGGACAGAGCTACGCTTTATCAAGCTGTAAAGAATAAGTTCGACAA CTACGGATATCAGGGTCACGAATGCCTGCTGAGGGCCATTTGCGAAACTTCGGAGCACTACCTGAGACATAACGGACTCATTGGTGACATTCTGCACGTGATCTTCAC ACCAACAAGCTCGCGACACGAGCCACTACCGCGGGATATTCTTCAAGCCGAAGTGGTTGGACGTAATGGAAGCTGCTCTAAGTACCGACCGCAATGCCCCGTGGGACTCTTCGACTTGATTGGAGTCCTCGTTTGA
- the LOC126865985 gene encoding uncharacterized protein LOC126865985 isoform X2, producing MLISPLMLNLLVIFHPTGSRLQNSELAEILHRPIRSFTFPEESTAGLFVALAIPLEEPYKSISIADFFEATYSLPTNASDEKLWLYTDERRRKRSLDRATLYQAVKNKFDNYGYQGHECLLRAICETSEHYLRHNGLIGDILHVIFTPTSSRHEPLPRDILQAEVVGRNGSCSKYRPQCPVGLFDLIGVLV from the exons ATGTTAATCAG CCCCTTGATGCTCAATCTGCTGGTGATATTCCATCCGACTGGTTCGAGACTCCAAAATTCGGAATTGGCGGAGATACTTCATCGACCCATCCGGTCCTTCACGTTCCCGGAAGAAAGTACCGCAGGT CTGTTCGTCGCGCTAGCGATACCGCTGGAGGAGCCATACAAATCGATTTCCATAGCCGATTTCTTCGAGGCGACTTACAGCCTGCCAACGAACGCTAGCGATGAGAAACTCTGGCTGTATACCgacgaacgaagaagaaagagaagctTGGACAGAGCTACGCTTTATCAAGCTGTAAAGAATAAGTTCGACAA CTACGGATATCAGGGTCACGAATGCCTGCTGAGGGCCATTTGCGAAACTTCGGAGCACTACCTGAGACATAACGGACTCATTGGTGACATTCTGCACGTGATCTTCAC ACCAACAAGCTCGCGACACGAGCCACTACCGCGGGATATTCTTCAAGCCGAAGTGGTTGGACGTAATGGAAGCTGCTCTAAGTACCGACCGCAATGCCCCGTGGGACTCTTCGACTTGATTGGAGTCCTCGTTTGA